The Candidatus Zymogenus saltonus genomic interval AGTTGATCCCTTTAAGCTCCACCTCTTGATACCAGAAGGGGGAGTAGTCGAGCCTCTTCGGTGAGAAGTTTATCCCCACGATGACCACCGTCCCCTCGGCTCTTGCCCACCTGGCGGCGTTCTTCAGGGTCTGGTCGTTTCCCACCGTGTCGTATATAACGTCAAAGCCGCCGATCACCATCTCGTTTCTGAAGGGGGCCTTGAAGTATTTTCCTCCCGTGATGTCGGCCACCTGTTTAAATATATCCCGCCCCTCGATTATCCCGGTCGCCCCGAGCCTCTTCGCCATATCGGTCTGGTGGGGGTAGCGGGTCGCGATGTAGACCTCGGAGTCGGGCGCCAGCGCCCTTACCACGCTCAGCATGTTCAGCCCGATCGACCCCGCCCCGATTATCAGGACCTTCTCCTTCGGCATCGGCGGCCTCTTAAGGACGGCCCTCACGGAGCAGGCGGTCGGCTCGATCAATATCGCGTCCTCGTCCGGGATGTCCTTGTCGACCTTCATGAGCTGGGTCTTGTGGACGACCATGTAGGGCGAAAACCCGCCCCCCTGGTTTTTGGGCATATCGGGCCAGCCCGGGTTCTCGCAGAGGAGGTAGTTCCCTTTTGCGCACTCCCGGCACATGGGATCAGCCTCATTCTGGAAGCAGCTGGGCCAGTCGATGGTTAGGATGACCCTGTCCCCGTCGCTGAACCCTACCGCCCCCGTTCCCGCCTCTACCACATCCCCCACCACTTCGTGGCCGATGAACTTCCTCGTTACCGCAGGGACGGCGGCGGGCGCGATCTTCGGGTCTATCTCCAGGAAGATGAAGTGGATGTCGGAGCCGCATATCCCGCAGAGCCTGTTTTTCACCTTGACCCAGTTCGGGCCCGGGAGCTTCGGCTCTTCCACCTCCCCGTATCTCACCGGGGAGAGGGGCGAGAGGGCCGCCCGCTTCCAGATCGGCGAGAGCGCCTTTATCAGCGCGATCTTCTTTATATCGGCGTCGAAAT includes:
- a CDS encoding alcohol dehydrogenase catalytic domain-containing protein translates to MKGLYFDADIKKIALIKALSPIWKRAALSPLSPVRYGEVEEPKLPGPNWVKVKNRLCGICGSDIHFIFLEIDPKIAPAAVPAVTRKFIGHEVVGDVVEAGTGAVGFSDGDRVILTIDWPSCFQNEADPMCRECAKGNYLLCENPGWPDMPKNQGGGFSPYMVVHKTQLMKVDKDIPDEDAILIEPTACSVRAVLKRPPMPKEKVLIIGAGSIGLNMLSVVRALAPDSEVYIATRYPHQTDMAKRLGATGIIEGRDIFKQVADITGGKYFKAPFRNEMVIGGFDVIYDTVGNDQTLKNAARWARAEGTVVIVGINFSPKRLDYSPFWYQEVELKGINCHGMETFRGKEMTSFEAAYILYKEGNLNFDGFVTHVLPMEDYLKGIDLFLNKGKNGAIKVALRHG